Proteins encoded in a region of the Pseudomonas sp. GOM7 genome:
- the atzF gene encoding allophanate hydrolase, translating into MHSAPHAFTLAQWQQAYRDGQSPPELISALRAELDDADNAWIALASDAQLDDQLATLADALQAADGDIGKLPLYGVPFAIKDNIDAAGWPTTAACPEFAYTAAADATVVARLRAAGAILIGKTNLDQFATGLVGTRSPYGAVPNSFDPAYVSGGSSSGSASVVARGLVPFALGTDTAGSGRVPAGFNNIVGLKPTKGWLPNTGLVPACRTVDCISVFALTVADALAVANIAGGYDAADAYSRKHPNSAKVGMPPQPRLAVPANPEFFGDSQNQAVYEQALGKLRELGAELVEIDFAPFQQLAEQLYYGSWVAERTVAVEGIDPAHINPVVRGIVENGHQYSACDAYKAEYTRAELSRRINDTLAGFDALVVPTSPTIRTLAEMQAEPVLYNSQFGTYTNFTNLADLSALALPAGFREDGLPAGITLLAPAWHDQALAAFGQRWQQALALPLGASGKPLPTQAASTEPAPGSIRVAVVGAHLTGMPLNFQLTSRDAVLVEQTTSAAHYRLYALPGTVPPKPGLARVTADGAEIIVELWDVPQARFGEFVAEIPPPLGIGNLQLADGRWVKGFICEPYALDGARDITSFGGWRAFIASTKA; encoded by the coding sequence ATGCATAGCGCACCTCACGCCTTCACCCTCGCGCAATGGCAGCAGGCCTACCGCGATGGCCAATCACCTCCCGAGCTGATCAGCGCCCTGCGCGCGGAACTGGACGACGCCGACAACGCCTGGATCGCCCTGGCCAGCGACGCGCAGCTCGATGACCAGCTCGCGACCCTGGCAGACGCCTTGCAAGCCGCCGACGGCGATATCGGGAAGCTGCCGTTGTACGGCGTACCCTTCGCCATCAAGGACAATATCGACGCCGCCGGCTGGCCCACCACGGCCGCTTGCCCCGAGTTCGCCTACACCGCCGCAGCCGATGCCACCGTGGTGGCGCGCCTGCGCGCCGCCGGTGCCATCCTCATCGGCAAGACCAACCTCGACCAGTTCGCCACCGGCCTGGTAGGCACCCGCTCACCCTATGGCGCAGTACCCAACAGCTTCGACCCGGCTTACGTCAGCGGCGGCTCCAGCTCCGGCTCGGCCAGCGTGGTAGCACGCGGCCTGGTGCCCTTCGCCCTGGGCACCGACACCGCCGGCTCGGGCCGCGTGCCGGCCGGCTTCAACAATATCGTCGGGCTCAAGCCGACCAAGGGCTGGCTGCCCAATACCGGCCTGGTGCCGGCCTGCCGCACGGTCGACTGTATCTCGGTGTTCGCCCTGACCGTCGCCGATGCCCTGGCCGTGGCCAATATCGCTGGCGGCTATGACGCCGCCGATGCCTACAGCCGCAAGCACCCGAACAGCGCCAAGGTCGGCATGCCGCCCCAACCGCGCCTGGCCGTGCCGGCCAACCCCGAATTCTTCGGCGACAGCCAGAACCAGGCGGTCTATGAGCAAGCGTTGGGCAAACTGCGTGAACTGGGCGCCGAGCTGGTGGAGATCGACTTCGCCCCCTTCCAGCAACTGGCCGAGCAGCTCTATTACGGCTCCTGGGTCGCCGAACGCACGGTGGCAGTGGAAGGGATCGACCCGGCGCACATCAACCCGGTGGTGCGCGGCATCGTCGAGAACGGCCACCAGTACAGCGCCTGCGATGCCTACAAGGCGGAATACACCCGCGCTGAACTGAGCCGCCGCATCAACGACACCCTGGCTGGCTTCGATGCCCTGGTGGTGCCCACCTCGCCCACCATTCGCACCCTGGCCGAGATGCAAGCCGAGCCCGTGCTCTACAACAGCCAGTTCGGCACTTACACCAACTTCACCAACCTCGCCGACCTGTCTGCCTTGGCCCTGCCGGCGGGCTTTCGCGAAGACGGCCTGCCGGCCGGCATCACCCTGCTCGCCCCGGCCTGGCATGACCAGGCGCTGGCCGCCTTCGGTCAACGCTGGCAGCAAGCCCTGGCCCTGCCGCTGGGTGCTAGCGGCAAACCGCTCCCGACTCAAGCAGCGAGCACCGAGCCGGCGCCGGGCAGCATCCGCGTGGCGGTGGTCGGCGCCCACCTGACCGGCATGCCGCTGAACTTCCAGCTCACCAGCCGCGATGCCGTCTTGGTGGAGCAGACCACCAGCGCCGCGCATTACCGCCTCTATGCCCTGCCCGGCACCGTACCGCCCAAGCCGGGCCTGGCGCGTGTCACTGCCGATGGTGCCGAGATCATCGTCGAGCTATGGGACGTGCCGCAGGCGCGCTTCGGCGAGTTCGTCGCGGAGATCCCGCCGCCTTTGGGCATCGGCAATCTGCAGTTGGCCGATGGTCGTTGGGTCAAGGGCTTCATCTGCGAGCCCTATGCGCTGGATGGCGCCCGTGACATCACCAGCTTCGGCGGCTGGCGCGCCTTTATCGCCAGTACCAAGGCCTGA
- the urtB gene encoding urea ABC transporter permease subunit UrtB, with translation MHTALIRILLSLLLLLPLAAGAGEADDFAAANSSQQAKLLQAWAAAPKAERLPLLLALQQGRVGRDADKRAFIEQDGIWLAATGDATANGTPRKLRLNNRLRGLAAVAVASHRLLADDAALRLDAARQLQRNTPPALLPLLENRLSIEADEQVQDALALALANLQLDASDPAVRLAAVQRLGETGDPLALTRLQALIDGGQESDAQVLTAARQSLAQINNKLLIGELLGQAFSGLSLGSILLLAALGLAITFGLLGVINMAHGEMLMLGAYTTYVVQLSFQKLAPGYLALYPLAALPIAFVVTAAIGMALERTVIRHLYGRPLETLLATWGISLILIQLVRVTFGAQNVEVANPAWLSGGVQVLPNLVLPYNRIVIIGFALFVVLLTWLLLNKTRLGLNVRAVTQNRNMAACCGVPTGRVDMLAFGLGSGIAGLGGVALSQIGNVGPDLGQSYIIDSFLVVVLGGVGQLAGSVLAAFGLGVMNKFLEPQIGAVLGKILILALIILFIQKRPQGLFALKGRVID, from the coding sequence ATGCACACTGCCCTGATCCGAATTCTTCTGAGCCTGCTGCTGTTGCTGCCATTGGCTGCGGGCGCTGGCGAAGCCGACGACTTCGCCGCCGCCAACTCCAGCCAGCAGGCCAAACTCCTGCAAGCCTGGGCCGCCGCGCCCAAGGCCGAGCGCCTGCCCCTGCTGCTGGCCCTGCAACAAGGCCGCGTTGGCCGCGATGCCGACAAACGCGCCTTCATCGAACAGGACGGCATCTGGCTCGCCGCCACGGGCGATGCCACTGCCAACGGCACGCCTCGCAAACTGCGCCTGAACAACCGCCTGCGCGGCCTTGCTGCCGTCGCCGTGGCCAGCCACCGCTTGCTCGCTGACGATGCCGCCCTGCGCCTCGACGCCGCCCGGCAACTGCAACGCAATACCCCGCCGGCACTGCTGCCCTTGCTGGAAAACCGCCTGAGCATCGAAGCCGACGAACAGGTGCAGGACGCCCTGGCCCTCGCTCTGGCCAACCTGCAACTGGACGCCAGCGACCCGGCCGTGCGCCTGGCTGCCGTGCAGCGCCTCGGTGAGACCGGCGACCCACTGGCTCTCACGCGCTTGCAGGCGCTGATCGACGGCGGCCAGGAGAGTGATGCCCAGGTACTGACCGCCGCGCGCCAGAGCCTGGCGCAGATCAACAACAAACTGCTGATCGGCGAGCTGCTCGGCCAGGCCTTCAGCGGCCTGTCGCTGGGCTCGATCCTGCTCCTGGCGGCCCTGGGCCTGGCCATCACCTTCGGCCTGCTCGGGGTGATCAACATGGCCCACGGCGAGATGCTGATGCTCGGTGCCTACACCACCTATGTGGTGCAACTGAGCTTCCAGAAACTTGCCCCCGGCTATCTGGCGCTTTACCCGCTGGCTGCATTGCCCATCGCCTTCGTCGTCACCGCAGCAATCGGCATGGCCCTGGAACGCACGGTGATCCGCCACCTCTACGGCCGCCCGCTGGAAACCCTGCTGGCCACCTGGGGCATCAGCCTGATCCTGATTCAACTGGTGCGCGTCACCTTCGGCGCGCAGAACGTCGAAGTGGCCAACCCGGCCTGGCTGTCCGGCGGCGTACAGGTGCTGCCCAACCTGGTGCTGCCCTACAACCGCATCGTCATCATCGGTTTCGCCCTGTTCGTCGTGCTGCTGACCTGGCTGCTGCTAAACAAGACGCGCCTGGGCCTCAACGTGCGCGCGGTGACGCAGAACCGCAACATGGCGGCCTGCTGTGGCGTGCCCACCGGCCGCGTGGACATGCTGGCCTTCGGCCTCGGCTCAGGCATCGCCGGCCTCGGCGGTGTGGCCCTGAGCCAGATCGGCAACGTCGGCCCGGACCTCGGCCAGAGCTACATCATCGACTCCTTCCTGGTGGTGGTGCTCGGCGGGGTCGGCCAGTTGGCCGGCAGCGTGCTGGCCGCCTTCGGCCTGGGTGTGATGAACAAGTTCCTCGAACCGCAGATCGGCGCCGTACTCGGCAAGATCCTCATCCTCGCGCTGATCATTCTGTTCATCCAGAAGCGCCCGCAAGGCCTCTTCGCTCTCAAAGGACGTGTGATCGACTGA
- the urtC gene encoding urea ABC transporter permease subunit UrtC, producing the protein MNAPNQTLLARASTKLGPQVSIAIGLLVLAVLIAMPLLHLLPAEHPLHVTAYSLTLVGKILCYAIVALALDLVWGYAGMLSLGHGLFFALGGYAMGMYLMRQSAGDGLPAFMSFLAWNELPWYWYGTSSFLWALCLVVLAPGLLALVFGFFAFRSRIKGVYFSIMTQALTFAGMLLFFRNETGFGGNNGFTGFTRILGFDITAQGTRAALFLATVVLLLGSLYLGLRLARSKFGRVLTALRDAENRLMFCGYDPRGYKLFIWVLSAVLCGLAGALYVPQVGIINPSEMAPTQSIEAAVWVALGGRGTLIGPLLGAGIVNGMKSWFTVAFPEYWLFALGALFIVVTLFLPRGVVGLLKKEKDQ; encoded by the coding sequence ATGAATGCACCAAACCAAACCCTGCTGGCCCGTGCCAGCACCAAACTCGGCCCGCAGGTCTCCATTGCCATCGGCCTGCTGGTTCTGGCCGTGCTGATAGCCATGCCGCTGCTGCACCTGCTGCCGGCCGAGCACCCCCTGCATGTGACGGCCTACAGCCTGACCCTGGTGGGCAAGATTCTCTGCTACGCCATCGTCGCCCTGGCCCTGGATCTGGTGTGGGGCTATGCCGGCATGCTGTCGCTGGGCCATGGCCTGTTCTTCGCCCTCGGTGGCTATGCAATGGGCATGTACCTGATGCGTCAGTCGGCGGGCGATGGCCTGCCGGCCTTCATGAGCTTCCTGGCCTGGAACGAGTTGCCCTGGTACTGGTACGGCACCTCCAGCTTCCTCTGGGCGCTGTGCCTGGTGGTGCTGGCCCCCGGCCTGCTGGCCCTGGTGTTCGGCTTCTTCGCCTTCCGCTCGCGGATCAAGGGCGTGTACTTCTCGATCATGACCCAGGCGCTGACCTTCGCCGGCATGCTGCTGTTCTTCCGTAACGAAACCGGCTTCGGCGGCAACAACGGCTTTACCGGCTTCACCCGCATCCTCGGCTTCGACATCACCGCCCAGGGCACCCGGGCGGCGCTGTTCCTGGCCACCGTGGTGCTGTTGCTGGGCAGCCTGTACCTGGGCCTGCGCCTGGCGCGCAGCAAGTTCGGCCGGGTGCTCACCGCCCTGCGCGACGCCGAGAACCGCCTGATGTTCTGCGGCTACGACCCACGCGGTTACAAGCTGTTCATCTGGGTATTGAGCGCAGTGCTGTGCGGCCTGGCTGGCGCCCTGTACGTGCCGCAGGTGGGCATCATCAACCCCAGCGAGATGGCGCCGACCCAGTCCATCGAGGCCGCCGTGTGGGTCGCCCTGGGTGGGCGCGGCACGCTGATCGGCCCGCTGCTCGGCGCAGGCATCGTCAATGGCATGAAGAGCTGGTTCACCGTGGCCTTCCCCGAGTACTGGCTGTTCGCCCTGGGCGCCCTGTTCATCGTCGTTACCCTGTTCCTGCCGCGCGGTGTAGTCGGCCTGCTGAAAAAGGAAAAGGATCAATGA
- the urtE gene encoding urea ABC transporter ATP-binding subunit UrtE: MLQVEKLHQYYGGSHILRGLSFDVKVGEVTCLLGRNGVGKTTLLKCLMGLIPAKDGNVQWEGKAITAYKPHQRVQAGIAYVPQGREIFGRLTVEENLLMGLSRFPGSQAKAVPEFIYELFPVLREMKHRRGGDLSGGQQQQLAIGRALASQPRLLILDEPTEGIQPSVIKEIGAVIKKLAARGDMAILLVEQFYDFAAELADQYLVMSRGEIVQQGRGANMEAEGVRGLVAI; the protein is encoded by the coding sequence ATGCTCCAAGTCGAAAAACTGCATCAGTACTACGGCGGCAGCCATATCCTCCGTGGCCTGTCGTTCGACGTGAAGGTCGGCGAGGTCACCTGCCTGCTCGGCCGCAACGGCGTGGGCAAGACCACCCTGCTCAAATGCCTGATGGGCCTGATCCCGGCCAAGGACGGCAACGTGCAGTGGGAAGGCAAGGCCATCACCGCCTACAAACCACACCAGCGCGTGCAAGCCGGTATCGCCTACGTGCCGCAGGGCCGCGAGATCTTCGGCCGCCTGACGGTGGAAGAGAACCTGCTGATGGGTCTGTCGCGCTTTCCCGGCAGCCAGGCCAAGGCCGTGCCGGAATTCATCTACGAACTGTTCCCTGTGCTGCGCGAGATGAAGCATCGCCGAGGCGGCGACCTCTCCGGCGGCCAGCAGCAACAGCTAGCCATCGGCCGTGCCCTGGCCAGCCAGCCGCGCCTGTTGATCCTCGACGAGCCCACCGAAGGCATCCAGCCCTCGGTGATCAAGGAGATCGGCGCGGTGATCAAGAAACTCGCCGCTCGCGGCGACATGGCCATCCTGCTGGTGGAGCAGTTCTACGACTTCGCCGCCGAACTGGCCGACCAGTATCTGGTGATGAGCCGGGGCGAGATCGTCCAGCAGGGCCGTGGCGCCAACATGGAAGCCGAGGGCGTGCGCGGGTTGGTGGCGATCTAG
- a CDS encoding hemerythrin domain-containing protein, which produces MTIFEALRISHDIQRKLAQKLVATHGDTAERHALFAQLKQELAVHSVAEERHFYIPLMQQEAGVDLSRHAIAEHHQMDEMIEDLEETDPSSSSWLAQAKALAEKVEHHLKEEEQRFFQMAGKLLRDKQKEQLAGEYLNAYDELKQAS; this is translated from the coding sequence ATGACGATTTTCGAAGCCCTGCGCATCAGCCATGACATCCAGCGCAAGCTGGCGCAGAAACTGGTCGCTACCCATGGTGATACGGCCGAGCGGCATGCCTTGTTCGCTCAGCTCAAGCAGGAGCTGGCCGTACATTCGGTGGCTGAGGAGCGGCACTTCTATATTCCCCTGATGCAGCAGGAAGCGGGCGTCGATCTGTCGCGCCACGCCATTGCCGAGCATCACCAGATGGACGAAATGATCGAGGATCTGGAGGAAACCGACCCCAGCAGCTCCAGTTGGTTGGCGCAGGCCAAGGCTCTGGCCGAGAAGGTCGAGCATCACCTCAAGGAAGAGGAGCAGCGCTTTTTCCAGATGGCCGGCAAGCTGCTGCGCGACAAGCAGAAGGAGCAGTTGGCCGGTGAGTATCTCAATGCCTACGACGAGCTGAAGCAGGCGTCCTGA
- the urtA gene encoding urea ABC transporter substrate-binding protein, giving the protein MQRRSLIKAFTLSASIAAMGLSWTIQAAETIKVGILHSLSGTMAISETSLKDMALMTIDEINAKGGVLGKKLEPVVVDPASNWPLFAERGRQLLTQDKVAVTFGCWTSVSRKSVLPVYEELNGLLFYPVQYEGEEMSPNVFYTGAAPNQQAIPAVEYLLSEDGGGAKRFFLLGTDYVYPRTTNKILRAFLHSKGIADKDIEEVYTPFGHSDYQTIVANIKKFAAGGKTAVVSTVNGDSNVPFYKELANQGLKATDVPVVAFSVGEEELRGIDTKPLVGHLAAWNYFQSVENPVNDKFVADWKAYAKAKKLPNADTVVTNDPMEATYVGIHMWAQAVEKAGTTDVDKVREAMAGQTFDAPSGFTLTMDKTNHHLHKPVMIGEIQEDGQFSVVWETESPIRAQPWSPYIEGNDKKPDHPVKSN; this is encoded by the coding sequence ATGCAACGTCGCAGCCTGATCAAGGCCTTCACCCTTTCCGCATCCATCGCCGCCATGGGCCTGTCCTGGACCATCCAGGCGGCCGAGACCATCAAGGTGGGCATTCTGCACTCGCTGTCCGGCACCATGGCCATTTCCGAAACCTCGCTGAAAGACATGGCTTTGATGACCATCGACGAGATCAACGCCAAGGGCGGCGTGCTCGGCAAGAAGCTGGAGCCGGTGGTGGTGGATCCGGCCTCGAACTGGCCGCTGTTCGCCGAGCGTGGCCGCCAGTTGCTGACCCAGGACAAGGTGGCCGTGACCTTCGGCTGCTGGACCAGCGTGTCGCGCAAATCCGTGCTGCCGGTCTACGAGGAACTCAACGGCCTGCTGTTCTACCCGGTGCAGTACGAGGGCGAGGAAATGTCGCCGAACGTCTTCTACACTGGCGCGGCGCCGAACCAGCAAGCCATCCCGGCGGTGGAATACCTGCTCAGCGAAGATGGCGGCGGGGCCAAGCGCTTCTTCCTGCTCGGCACCGACTACGTCTACCCGCGCACCACCAACAAGATCCTACGCGCCTTCCTGCACAGCAAGGGCATCGCCGACAAGGACATCGAAGAGGTCTACACCCCCTTCGGCCACAGCGACTATCAAACCATCGTCGCCAACATCAAGAAGTTCGCCGCTGGCGGCAAGACGGCCGTGGTCTCCACCGTCAACGGTGACTCCAACGTGCCCTTCTACAAGGAGCTGGCCAACCAGGGTCTGAAAGCCACCGACGTGCCGGTAGTGGCCTTCTCCGTGGGCGAGGAAGAACTGCGCGGCATCGACACCAAGCCGCTGGTCGGCCACCTGGCGGCCTGGAACTACTTCCAGTCCGTGGAAAACCCGGTCAACGACAAGTTCGTCGCCGACTGGAAAGCCTACGCCAAGGCCAAGAAGCTGCCGAACGCCGACACCGTGGTGACCAACGACCCGATGGAAGCCACCTACGTGGGCATCCACATGTGGGCACAAGCCGTCGAGAAGGCCGGCACCACCGACGTCGACAAGGTGCGCGAAGCCATGGCCGGGCAGACCTTCGACGCGCCGAGCGGCTTCACCCTGACCATGGACAAGACCAACCACCACCTGCACAAGCCGGTGATGATCGGTGAAATCCAGGAAGACGGTCAGTTCTCCGTGGTCTGGGAGACCGAGAGCCCGATCCGCGCCCAGCCGTGGAGCCCGTACATCGAAGGCAATGACAAGAAGCCGGATCACCCGGTCAAGTCGAACTGA
- a CDS encoding DksA/TraR family C4-type zinc finger protein, with product MAGGWASDSAVQEQIDSSIEDAVARARSQLPKGESLHRCEECDAVIPEARRQAIPGVRLCVNCQAEVDKQQAASSGYNRRGSKDSQLR from the coding sequence ATGGCAGGCGGTTGGGCAAGTGACAGCGCGGTGCAGGAACAGATCGACAGCAGCATCGAGGACGCCGTCGCGCGTGCCCGTAGCCAGTTGCCGAAAGGCGAGAGTCTGCATCGCTGCGAGGAATGTGACGCGGTGATTCCCGAAGCCCGTCGCCAAGCGATTCCCGGCGTGCGCCTGTGCGTCAATTGCCAGGCCGAGGTCGACAAACAGCAAGCGGCCAGCAGTGGCTACAACCGCCGTGGCAGCAAGGACAGCCAGTTGCGCTGA
- a CDS encoding GntR family transcriptional regulator — translation MSRTAERPQSLAERIYARLKDDIFEFRLLPGDRFSEGEVAERMAASRTPVRQALYRLQREGYLDVHFRSGWQVRALDFVQFDELYELRIVLELEAVRRICQRPMDEHCAALQMLERTWMVRKEQQLQDGSQVAQLDEAFHGLLMEAAGNQEMARVHREVSEKIRILRRLDFTQAPRIELTYAEHAQILAAILSHRPEEAQLLLKTHIEVSKAQVHKITLHMLHSARQRALPVQR, via the coding sequence ATGTCACGTACTGCCGAGCGCCCGCAGAGCCTGGCCGAGCGCATCTACGCCCGGCTCAAGGACGACATCTTCGAGTTCCGCCTGCTGCCGGGAGACCGCTTCAGTGAAGGCGAAGTCGCCGAGCGCATGGCCGCCAGCCGCACGCCAGTGCGCCAGGCCCTGTACCGCCTGCAGCGCGAAGGCTACCTGGACGTGCACTTTCGCAGCGGCTGGCAGGTGCGGGCGCTGGACTTCGTCCAGTTCGACGAACTCTACGAGTTGCGCATCGTGCTCGAACTGGAAGCTGTGCGCCGAATCTGCCAGCGCCCCATGGATGAACATTGCGCTGCACTGCAGATGCTCGAGCGCACCTGGATGGTGCGCAAAGAACAGCAACTGCAGGACGGCAGCCAGGTTGCCCAGCTCGACGAGGCCTTTCACGGCCTGCTGATGGAAGCTGCCGGCAATCAGGAAATGGCCCGCGTGCACCGCGAGGTCAGCGAGAAGATCCGCATTCTAAGGCGCCTGGACTTCACCCAGGCGCCGCGTATCGAGCTGACCTACGCCGAACACGCGCAGATTCTCGCGGCAATTCTCAGCCATCGCCCAGAAGAGGCACAGCTATTGCTCAAGACCCACATCGAGGTCAGCAAGGCGCAAGTACACAAGATCACCCTGCACATGCTGCACAGCGCCCGCCAACGGGCACTGCCGGTGCAAAGGTGA
- a CDS encoding SDR family NAD(P)-dependent oxidoreductase, producing MSKVAFITGATSGFGRAAARRFAEAGWALVLSGRRLERLEALQQELQDKVPVHIAELDVRDAAAVKALVDGLQAPFARIDVLVNNAGLALAPEAAQKVALEDWHTMIDTNVTGLVNVTHAVLPKLLEIGKGTSIINIGSVAGEWPYPGGHVYGATKAFVKQFSFNLRCDLVSTGVRVTDIAPGMAETEFTLVRTKGNQAASDALYGNTTPLSAEDIAEQIFYVATLPDHININRLEIMPSRQAWSAFAVDRD from the coding sequence ATGAGCAAGGTGGCATTCATCACAGGCGCGACATCCGGTTTTGGCCGCGCCGCGGCACGACGCTTCGCCGAGGCCGGCTGGGCCCTGGTGCTCAGCGGTCGGCGCCTGGAGCGACTGGAGGCACTGCAGCAAGAGCTGCAGGACAAGGTGCCGGTGCACATCGCCGAACTGGACGTGCGCGATGCCGCTGCGGTGAAGGCCCTGGTCGACGGCCTGCAGGCGCCCTTCGCGCGCATCGACGTGCTGGTCAACAACGCCGGCCTGGCCCTGGCCCCGGAAGCGGCGCAGAAGGTGGCCCTGGAAGACTGGCACACCATGATCGACACCAACGTCACCGGCCTGGTCAACGTCACCCACGCCGTGTTGCCCAAGCTGCTGGAAATCGGCAAGGGCACCAGCATCATCAACATCGGTTCGGTGGCTGGCGAATGGCCCTACCCGGGCGGCCACGTCTATGGTGCAACCAAGGCCTTCGTCAAACAGTTCAGCTTCAACCTGCGCTGCGACCTGGTGTCCACCGGCGTGCGCGTCACCGACATCGCCCCCGGCATGGCCGAAACCGAATTCACCCTGGTACGTACCAAGGGCAATCAGGCCGCCTCCGACGCGTTGTACGGCAACACCACACCGCTGAGCGCCGAGGACATCGCCGAGCAGATCTTCTACGTCGCCACCCTGCCGGATCACATCAACATCAACCGCCTGGAAATCATGCCCAGCCGCCAGGCCTGGTCGGCCTTCGCCGTAGACCGCGATTGA
- a CDS encoding isocitrate lyase/PEP mutase family protein, with amino-acid sequence MQRASHHELRSAFRALLASERCYHTASVFDPMSARIAADLDFEVGILGGSVASLQVLGAPDFALITLSEFVEQAARIGRAARLPVIADADHGYGNALNVMRTVVELERAGIAALTIEDTLLPAQFGRKSTDLISVEEGVGKILAALEARVDPDLAIIARTHAGVLEVDEVIQRTRAYEAAGADGICLVGVKDFAHLEQIAEGLKVPLMLVTYGNPELRDNQRLARLGVRIVVNGHGAYFAAIKATYDCLREQRGAQPCDLNATELTHKYTMPEDYILWAKEFMEVRE; translated from the coding sequence TTGCAACGTGCATCCCATCATGAGCTGCGCAGTGCCTTTCGTGCCCTGCTGGCTTCCGAGCGCTGCTACCACACCGCTTCGGTCTTCGACCCCATGTCCGCCCGTATCGCCGCCGATCTCGACTTCGAGGTCGGCATTCTCGGTGGTTCCGTCGCTTCTCTGCAGGTGCTCGGCGCGCCGGACTTCGCCCTGATCACCCTCAGCGAATTCGTCGAGCAGGCCGCACGTATCGGCCGCGCGGCGCGCCTGCCGGTGATCGCCGACGCCGACCACGGTTATGGCAATGCGCTCAACGTGATGCGCACCGTGGTCGAGCTGGAGCGCGCCGGCATCGCCGCGCTGACCATCGAAGACACCCTGCTGCCGGCCCAGTTCGGCCGCAAATCCACCGACCTGATCTCGGTCGAGGAGGGCGTGGGCAAGATCCTCGCGGCCCTGGAGGCGCGCGTCGACCCGGATCTGGCCATCATCGCCCGCACCCACGCCGGCGTGCTGGAGGTGGACGAAGTGATCCAGCGCACCCGCGCCTACGAGGCGGCCGGCGCCGATGGTATCTGCCTGGTCGGGGTGAAGGATTTCGCCCATCTGGAGCAGATCGCCGAAGGCCTCAAGGTGCCGCTGATGCTGGTCACCTACGGCAACCCGGAACTACGCGACAACCAGCGCTTGGCACGTCTGGGCGTGCGCATCGTGGTCAACGGCCATGGCGCCTACTTCGCCGCGATCAAGGCCACCTACGACTGCCTGCGCGAGCAGCGCGGTGCCCAGCCCTGCGACCTCAATGCCACCGAGCTGACGCACAAGTACACCATGCCCGAGGATTACATCCTCTGGGCCAAGGAGTTCATGGAAGTGCGCGAATAA
- the urtD gene encoding urea ABC transporter ATP-binding protein UrtD has protein sequence MRATPIPETMLEAALDPSALDTRPVLGKGVNVRHGTILTLEDINVSFDGFRALTDLTLYIGVGELRCIIGPNGAGKTTMMDVITGKTRPDSGVAYFGEQFDLTRMSEVEIAQAGIGRKFQKPTVFEALTVFENLELAQKTNKSVWASLRAKLSGEQQDRIEEVLNTIRLEASRNRPAGLLSHGQKQFLEIGMLLMQEPHLLLLDEPVAGMTDAETEFTAELFKSLARKHSLMVVEHDMGFVGSIADHVTVLHQGSVLAEGSLEQVQNDERVIEVYLGR, from the coding sequence ATGAGAGCCACGCCGATCCCGGAAACCATGCTCGAAGCCGCTCTGGATCCCAGCGCACTGGACACCCGCCCTGTGCTGGGCAAAGGCGTCAACGTGCGCCACGGCACCATCCTCACCCTGGAAGACATCAACGTCAGCTTCGATGGTTTTCGCGCGCTGACCGACCTGACCTTGTACATCGGCGTCGGCGAACTGCGCTGCATCATCGGCCCCAACGGCGCTGGCAAGACCACCATGATGGACGTGATCACCGGCAAGACCCGCCCGGACAGCGGCGTGGCCTACTTCGGTGAGCAGTTCGACCTGACCCGCATGAGCGAAGTGGAAATCGCCCAGGCCGGCATCGGCCGCAAGTTCCAGAAGCCCACGGTATTCGAGGCGCTCACGGTGTTCGAGAACCTGGAGCTGGCGCAGAAGACCAACAAGTCGGTATGGGCCAGCCTGCGCGCCAAGCTCAGCGGCGAACAGCAGGATCGTATCGAGGAAGTGCTCAATACCATTCGCCTGGAGGCCTCGCGCAACCGTCCGGCCGGGCTGCTCTCCCACGGCCAGAAGCAGTTCCTCGAAATCGGCATGCTGTTGATGCAGGAGCCGCACCTGCTGCTGCTCGACGAGCCGGTGGCAGGCATGACCGACGCCGAGACCGAGTTCACCGCCGAGCTGTTCAAGTCACTGGCGCGCAAGCACTCGCTGATGGTGGTGGAGCACGACATGGGCTTCGTCGGCTCCATCGCCGACCACGTCACCGTACTGCACCAGGGCAGCGTGCTGGCCGAAGGCTCGCTGGAGCAGGTGCAGAACGATGAGCGGGTGATCGAGGTTTATCTGGGGCGCTGA